A single region of the Podospora pseudopauciseta strain CBS 411.78 chromosome 1, whole genome shotgun sequence genome encodes:
- a CDS encoding hypothetical protein (EggNog:ENOG503Q474), whose product MAFVSFSHSGKVEHTANMANDTLLTDDYVAGLLAKEASDASIKYSSVGLEAFRSSKPANKAKPNTNFLGRIIKETANHNKALLAKEAAEAQARLNHHTEVEERKRQRLNPTKSDIRRRQLGAISSILQGRKGGESSDTKSDRDSTKERRSDRKDRHLVSTKTEPSQSRESKHGDEKDRERFHRRVDDDTKRSHHRRHERSRSRSPGHRERRERRHRDRSPLSSEPEDGHRHHSRPHGRRSGKDGRDRGSHSHRRHEHDERDEKDQSRSIRHSRPHRHVDEEDSDPPDELIGPAPPSETSEPPVRVRGRGAGAPRRGAAAMDSRFAEDYDPKNDVPLDDILKQDTSSSNTWDSAVELFRDRQKWKQQGADRLRAAGFTEEQIKKWERGGKESEKDMFDSVKYTKKGEQREWDRGKSHSNSDMDLE is encoded by the exons ATGGCCTTCGTCAGCTTTTCGCATTCTGGAAAGGTTGAACACACGGCAAACATGGCAAACGATACCTTACTCACAGATGACTATGTGGCGGGCTTGTTGGCAAAGGAAGCCAGCGATGCCTCCATCAAATACTCGTCAGTCGGTCTCGAAGCTTTCCGATCTTCCAA GCCGGCGAACAAGGCGAAGCCCAATACCAATTTTCTCGGGCGCATAATAAAGGAGACTGCGAATCACAACAAGGCCCTCCTTGCAAAGGAAGCCGCTGAAGCCCAAGCCCGGCTCAACCACCATACCGAGGTCGAAGAGAGGAAGCGACAGCGACTCAACCCCACCAAGTCTGACATTCGGCGCCGCCAACTTGGGGCTATATCTTCCATTTTGCAGGGTCGCAAAGGAGGCGAGAGTAGCGATACCAAAAGCGATCGAGACAGCACCAAGGAAAGGAGGAGTGACAGAAAAGACCGCCACTTGGTCTCAACCAAGACTGAGCCTTCCCAGAGTCGCGAGTCCAAGCATGGCGACGAGAAAGATCGCGAACGGTTCCACCGAAGGGTTGACGACGACACAAAGCGCTCACATCACCGACGGCACGAAAGGTCACGGTCCCGCTCTCCTGGGCACAGAGAACGCAGAGAGCGACGACACCGGGATCGCTCCCCCCTCAGCAGCGAGCCCGAGGACGGTCATCGCCATCATTCCAGGCCGCATGGAAGGAGGTCTGGGAAGGACGGTAGAGACCGTGGCTCTCATTCACATAGGCGACACGAACATGACGAGCGTGACGAGAAAGATCAATCACGGTCCATTCGGCATTCCAGGCCGCATCGCCATGTGGACGAAGAGGACTCCGATCCCCCGGACGAGCTGATAGGCCCAGCACCTCCCTCTGAAACGTCGGAGCCGCCAGTTCGTGTCCGAGGAAGAGGCGCCGGTGCTCCTAGAAGGGGCGCTGCGGCGATGGATAGCCGGTTTGCGGAGGATTACGATCCGAAGAACGATGTGCCGCTGGATGACATTCTTAAGCAGGACAcgtccagcagcaacacctgGGACTCGGCTGTGGAGTTGTTCCGGGACAGGCAGAAGTGGAAGCAACAGGGTGCTGACAGACTGCGGGCTGCCGGTTTCACAGAGGAACAGATCAAAaagtgggaaagggggggcaAGGAAAGTGAAAAGGACATGTTTGACTCGGTCAAGTACACCAAGAAGGGTGAGCAGAGGGAATGGGATAGGGGGAAGAGCCACAGCAATTCGGATATGGATTTGGAGTAA